From a single Granulicella aggregans genomic region:
- the acnA gene encoding aconitate hydratase: MSQPHPNSFQSAATLTSGASTVHYFSLPALESQGVSLARLPFSLRILLENLLRCEDSRTVTADDIQFLAAWDPKAEPSREIAYMPARVLMQDFTGVPAIVDLAAMRDAMKALGGDPEKINPLQPAELVIDHSVQVDEFGTLHAYDLNAALEFQRNRERYAFLKWGQTAFNNFSAVPPGMGICHQVNLEYLARVVFTTAPDAEGKVYAYPDTLVGTDSHTTMVNGLGVLGWGVGGIEAEAAMLGQPVSMLLPQVVGFRLTGKLKEGTTATDLVLTVTEALRKHGVVGKFVEFYGPGISELPLADRATIANMAPEYGATCGIFPVDAETLRYLRLTGRSEEHIALVEAYCKAQGLFHTPDAPEAEYSATLSLDLSTVEPSVAGPKRPQDRVLLSGAAASFQQQLPALLGPAGNKSAARQMLRWEGEGGTASLRGDITSGKGAASPAPEGGDSVAVETLPVDALKVAPTSIAERFGVDPDPYLDHGSIVIAAITSCTNTSNPYVMMAAGLLAKKAVEKGLRTPPWVKSSLAPGSRVVTDYYVKSGLMQYLDELRFQVVGYGCTTCIGNSGPLPTDVSKAIEDHGLVAVSVLSGNRNFEGRISPEVRANYLMSPPLVVAYALAGHIGHNFDTDPLGRDKDGSPVFLKDIWPTQAEVAETVASSIDSAMFRHQYSTVSDGDQNWQNLKFPSGETYGWEPDSTYIRKAPYFDGMPAKPAPVQDIHAARILAVLGDSVTTDHISPAGSIKLNGPAGKYLTEHGVKPADFNSYGSRRGNHEVMVRGTFANVRLRNKLAPGTEGGVTRLFPDDVPMSIYDASVEYAKRTIPLAILAGKEYGSGSSRDWAAKGPRLLGIRFVIAESYERIHRSNLVGMGILPLQFEPGESAESLGLSGQELYSVGAEPGELASMLDGKFPNGKNITVTAESDTGHTVVFPVTVRIDTPQEILYYQHGGILQYVLRQLAASS, encoded by the coding sequence ATGTCTCAGCCTCATCCGAACTCCTTCCAGAGTGCCGCTACCCTCACCTCCGGTGCAAGCACCGTTCACTACTTCAGCCTTCCCGCGCTCGAATCGCAGGGCGTCTCGCTCGCTCGCCTGCCCTTCTCGCTTCGCATCCTGCTTGAGAACCTCCTCCGCTGCGAAGACAGTCGGACGGTCACCGCAGACGATATCCAATTCCTCGCCGCCTGGGACCCCAAAGCCGAGCCCTCCCGCGAGATCGCCTACATGCCCGCCCGCGTCCTCATGCAGGACTTCACCGGCGTCCCCGCCATCGTCGACCTCGCCGCCATGCGCGACGCCATGAAGGCTCTCGGCGGCGACCCCGAAAAGATCAACCCGCTCCAGCCCGCGGAGCTCGTCATCGACCACTCCGTCCAGGTCGACGAGTTCGGGACCCTCCACGCCTACGACTTGAACGCGGCGCTAGAGTTCCAGCGCAACCGCGAGCGCTACGCCTTCCTCAAGTGGGGCCAGACCGCCTTCAACAACTTCTCCGCTGTGCCTCCGGGCATGGGCATCTGCCACCAGGTCAACCTCGAGTACCTCGCCCGCGTCGTCTTCACCACCGCGCCCGACGCCGAAGGCAAGGTCTATGCCTACCCCGACACCCTCGTCGGCACAGACTCCCACACCACCATGGTCAACGGTCTCGGCGTCCTCGGCTGGGGCGTCGGCGGCATCGAGGCCGAGGCTGCCATGCTCGGCCAGCCCGTCTCCATGCTGCTGCCGCAGGTCGTCGGCTTCCGCCTCACCGGCAAGCTCAAGGAAGGCACCACCGCCACCGACCTCGTCCTCACCGTGACCGAGGCCCTCCGCAAACACGGCGTCGTCGGCAAGTTCGTCGAGTTCTACGGCCCCGGCATCTCCGAGCTTCCGCTCGCAGACCGCGCCACCATCGCCAACATGGCACCCGAGTACGGCGCGACCTGCGGCATCTTCCCCGTCGACGCCGAAACCCTCCGCTACCTCCGCCTTACCGGACGCAGCGAGGAACACATCGCCCTGGTTGAGGCCTACTGCAAAGCACAAGGACTCTTCCACACTCCCGACGCCCCAGAGGCCGAGTACTCCGCCACGCTCTCGCTCGACCTCAGCACCGTAGAACCCAGCGTAGCCGGCCCCAAGCGCCCACAAGATCGCGTGCTTCTATCAGGCGCTGCCGCCAGCTTCCAGCAGCAGCTTCCCGCTCTCCTTGGCCCCGCCGGCAACAAGTCCGCCGCCCGCCAGATGCTCCGCTGGGAGGGCGAAGGCGGCACCGCCAGCCTGCGCGGCGACATCACCAGCGGCAAGGGCGCAGCCTCACCCGCGCCCGAAGGCGGCGACTCGGTAGCCGTCGAAACCCTTCCCGTCGATGCCCTCAAAGTCGCCCCCACCAGCATCGCCGAACGCTTCGGCGTCGATCCCGACCCCTACCTCGACCACGGCAGCATCGTCATCGCCGCCATCACCTCCTGCACCAACACCTCAAACCCCTACGTCATGATGGCCGCCGGCCTGCTCGCCAAGAAGGCCGTCGAGAAGGGCCTGCGCACGCCGCCATGGGTCAAGAGCTCGCTCGCTCCCGGCTCCCGCGTCGTCACCGACTACTACGTCAAATCGGGCCTCATGCAGTATCTCGACGAGCTCCGCTTCCAGGTCGTCGGCTACGGCTGCACCACCTGCATCGGCAACTCCGGCCCGCTGCCCACCGACGTCTCGAAGGCCATCGAAGACCACGGCCTGGTCGCCGTCTCCGTCCTCTCCGGAAATCGCAACTTCGAGGGCCGCATCTCGCCCGAGGTCCGCGCCAACTACCTGATGAGCCCGCCGCTGGTCGTCGCCTACGCCCTCGCCGGACACATCGGCCACAACTTCGACACCGACCCGCTCGGCCGCGACAAGGACGGCTCTCCCGTCTTCCTCAAAGACATCTGGCCCACCCAGGCCGAGGTTGCGGAGACCGTCGCATCGTCGATTGATTCAGCCATGTTCCGCCACCAGTACTCCACCGTCTCAGACGGCGACCAGAACTGGCAGAACCTCAAGTTCCCCTCCGGCGAGACCTACGGCTGGGAGCCCGACTCCACGTACATCCGCAAGGCCCCGTACTTCGACGGCATGCCCGCCAAGCCCGCGCCGGTCCAGGACATCCACGCCGCCCGCATCTTAGCGGTGCTGGGAGACTCTGTCACCACCGACCACATCTCCCCCGCCGGCTCCATCAAGCTGAACGGCCCCGCCGGCAAGTACCTCACCGAACACGGCGTGAAACCCGCTGACTTCAACAGCTACGGAAGCCGTCGCGGCAACCACGAAGTCATGGTGCGCGGTACGTTCGCGAATGTCCGTCTCCGCAACAAGCTCGCCCCCGGCACCGAGGGCGGTGTCACGCGGCTCTTCCCCGACGACGTCCCCATGTCCATCTACGACGCCAGCGTCGAGTACGCCAAGCGCACCATCCCCCTCGCCATCCTCGCTGGCAAGGAGTACGGCTCCGGCTCCTCCCGCGACTGGGCCGCCAAGGGCCCGCGGCTTCTTGGAATTAGATTTGTCATCGCCGAAAGCTACGAGCGCATCCACCGCTCGAACCTCGTCGGCATGGGCATCCTTCCGCTGCAGTTTGAGCCCGGCGAGTCCGCCGAATCCCTCGGCCTCTCCGGCCAGGAGCTCTACTCCGTGGGAGCCGAACCGGGCGAACTAGCCTCCATGCTCGACGGCAAGTTCCCCAACGGAAAGAACATCACCGTCACGGCCGAATCCGACACCGGCCACACGGTCGTCTTCCCGGTGACGGTGCGCATCGACACCCCGCAGGAGATCCTCTATTACCAGCACGGCGGCATCCTCCAGTATGTGCTTCGGCAACTGGCAGCGTCGTCGTAA
- a CDS encoding type II toxin-antitoxin system VapC family toxin: MDTSAFLKLLIQESGSERMLQFWLAEDNRNMVVSAIAQTEARSAICRLRNEGRIVPDEANFAFASITAEIRRLIEQPVNPPVLDAANGLIDKHNLRTLDAVQLASAVVVRSLMSAPEMRFVASDHALLIAAEQEGFGIWNPCK; the protein is encoded by the coding sequence ATCGACACCAGCGCATTTCTCAAACTCCTCATACAGGAGTCGGGCAGTGAGAGGATGCTGCAATTCTGGCTTGCGGAAGACAACCGAAACATGGTCGTCTCCGCCATAGCTCAGACCGAAGCTCGATCCGCGATTTGTAGGCTTCGGAATGAAGGGAGGATCGTCCCGGACGAAGCCAACTTTGCATTCGCTTCAATCACCGCTGAGATTAGGCGTCTGATCGAGCAGCCGGTGAATCCGCCTGTGCTAGACGCAGCGAACGGCTTGATCGATAAACATAATTTGCGGACTCTGGACGCTGTACAGCTAGCCAGCGCCGTCGTTGTTCGCAGTCTGATGTCTGCTCCGGAGATGCGCTTCGTCGCTTCTGATCACGCACTACTGATTGCCGCTGAGCAGGAAGGATTCGGAATCTGGAATCCATGCAAGTAA
- a CDS encoding serine hydrolase domain-containing protein produces the protein MLSVRTLPLLLLASTLSASAQMTPVLRSMIDAAANKVLADTGVPSAAVGIVIDGKIVLATAYGDARLTPPLKATGAMAYPIGSISKQFTASAVLLLQQDGKLSLDDTVSKFFPELTRANEVTIRELLSHTSGYEDYAPQDYTIPEWTKPTRPIDVVHKWAEKPLDFDPGTQWQYSNTNFVLAALIVEKASGMPFAEFLKTRVLGPAGIKDALNLNVDQAKVEPTGYMRNALGTLRPAVLEAPGWYFGDGDLAMPVASLLTWDITLMNRSVLAPKSYDDFFADVRLKDGKPTGYGLGVDVRVRNGHREIEHSGEVGGFVAENVVLPDDRIAIAVLTNQEASSAASQIAKAITPLLIPSLAPAPTADASKVAAETQAKTILAGLAAGKIDRSLFTEDCNFYFSKEAINDFSSSLGPLGPITELTQRAKQLRGGMTFRAFTVKFGADEKEKTVTLTTYTQSDGKLEQFLIEP, from the coding sequence ATGCTCTCCGTGCGAACGCTTCCACTCCTGTTGCTTGCTTCTACGCTTAGTGCCTCTGCACAAATGACGCCCGTGCTGCGCTCGATGATTGATGCCGCGGCAAACAAGGTGCTCGCCGACACAGGAGTTCCGAGCGCTGCGGTGGGCATCGTGATCGATGGAAAGATTGTGCTTGCGACGGCATACGGCGACGCGCGTTTGACTCCGCCGCTGAAGGCTACTGGGGCGATGGCTTATCCCATTGGATCGATCTCGAAGCAGTTTACGGCGAGCGCGGTTCTGCTGCTGCAGCAGGATGGGAAGCTGTCGCTCGACGACACGGTGAGCAAGTTCTTTCCGGAACTGACGCGGGCGAACGAGGTGACGATTCGCGAGCTGCTCTCGCATACCAGCGGCTACGAGGACTATGCGCCGCAGGACTACACGATCCCCGAATGGACGAAGCCGACGCGGCCGATCGACGTGGTGCATAAGTGGGCGGAGAAGCCGCTGGACTTCGATCCGGGGACGCAATGGCAGTACAGCAATACGAACTTCGTGCTGGCCGCGCTTATCGTGGAGAAGGCGAGCGGGATGCCGTTTGCGGAGTTTCTGAAGACGCGGGTGCTGGGGCCGGCGGGGATCAAGGATGCGTTGAACCTGAACGTCGACCAGGCGAAGGTGGAGCCGACGGGATATATGCGGAATGCTCTGGGGACGCTGCGTCCGGCGGTGTTGGAGGCTCCGGGGTGGTACTTCGGCGATGGCGACCTGGCGATGCCGGTGGCGAGCCTGCTGACTTGGGACATCACGCTAATGAATCGCAGCGTGCTCGCGCCGAAGAGCTATGACGACTTCTTCGCTGATGTGAGGCTGAAGGACGGCAAGCCGACCGGGTATGGGTTGGGCGTGGATGTGCGGGTCCGCAATGGGCATCGGGAGATTGAGCACTCGGGCGAGGTGGGAGGGTTTGTGGCGGAGAACGTCGTTCTGCCGGACGACCGGATCGCGATTGCGGTGCTGACGAACCAGGAGGCGAGCTCGGCTGCGAGCCAGATCGCGAAGGCGATTACGCCGCTGCTGATCCCGTCCCTGGCACCTGCACCAACGGCAGACGCGAGTAAGGTAGCAGCGGAGACGCAGGCAAAGACGATCCTCGCGGGGCTGGCGGCGGGCAAGATCGACCGTAGCCTCTTCACCGAGGACTGCAACTTCTACTTTTCGAAAGAAGCGATTAACGACTTCAGTTCGAGCCTCGGGCCACTCGGGCCAATTACGGAGCTGACCCAGCGGGCTAAGCAGTTGCGAGGCGGCATGACGTTTCGCGCGTTTACGGTGAAGTTCGGGGCAGACGAGAAGGAGAAGACGGTCACGCTGACGACTTATACGCAGTCGGATGGGAAGCTGGAACAGTTTCTGATAGAGCCGTAG
- a CDS encoding oxidoreductase: MSNKTASLQPSLVWHTRDFAEHIPNQAGRRILITGANSGIGYPTARELARAGAHVLLGSRDRAKGEAAVAQLRSEVPAASVELSVFDLASLDSVREFAALELDRGLPLDVLIDNAGVMAPPKRLQTKDGFELQFGTNVLGHFALTGLLFPAIEAAVTMSAAVVPQAPRVVLVASIAHKRGRIDFEDLQSTRSYVPMRAYAQTKLADLMLAFELDRRLKAKGSTTESIAAHPGVANTNLFQVGEFNPLEKAIRRMVGPLIGALLGTALDGALPTIYAAAAVEAQPGGYYGPQGFQEMRGGDVGVAEVAPQAKDESAAARLWERCEELTGVTFP, translated from the coding sequence GTGTCAAACAAGACCGCATCATTACAGCCTTCTCTAGTGTGGCACACGCGAGATTTTGCAGAGCATATTCCGAATCAAGCTGGCCGCCGGATATTGATCACCGGCGCGAACAGTGGCATTGGGTATCCCACGGCGCGGGAGCTTGCACGCGCTGGGGCGCATGTTCTGCTGGGATCGCGCGACCGCGCAAAGGGCGAGGCAGCGGTGGCGCAGCTGCGCTCGGAGGTGCCCGCGGCAAGCGTGGAGTTAAGTGTCTTCGACCTCGCGTCGCTCGATTCAGTGCGGGAGTTTGCGGCGCTGGAGCTTGATCGCGGTCTGCCGCTCGATGTGCTGATCGATAATGCGGGCGTGATGGCTCCGCCAAAGCGGCTGCAGACAAAGGACGGGTTTGAGTTGCAGTTCGGGACGAATGTGCTGGGGCACTTTGCGCTGACGGGGCTACTCTTTCCTGCGATCGAAGCCGCAGTGACGATGTCGGCGGCGGTGGTGCCACAGGCTCCGCGAGTTGTTCTCGTTGCGTCGATCGCGCACAAGCGCGGCCGGATCGACTTTGAGGATCTGCAGTCGACTCGGTCTTACGTCCCAATGCGGGCTTATGCACAGACGAAGCTGGCTGACTTGATGCTGGCGTTTGAGCTTGATCGCCGGTTGAAGGCGAAGGGGTCGACGACCGAATCGATCGCGGCGCATCCTGGCGTGGCGAACACGAATCTCTTCCAGGTGGGTGAGTTCAATCCCCTGGAGAAAGCGATACGACGGATGGTGGGACCGTTGATTGGAGCGTTGCTGGGAACGGCTCTCGATGGCGCTCTGCCGACGATCTATGCGGCTGCGGCGGTTGAGGCGCAGCCGGGCGGCTACTATGGGCCGCAGGGCTTCCAGGAGATGCGGGGCGGCGATGTGGGCGTGGCGGAGGTTGCGCCGCAGGCGAAGGATGAATCTGCTGCCGCGCGGCTTTGGGAGAGATGTGAAGAGCTCACGGGCGTGACTTTTCCTTAG